The Anguilla anguilla isolate fAngAng1 chromosome 4, fAngAng1.pri, whole genome shotgun sequence genome has a window encoding:
- the si:ch211-262h13.5 gene encoding alpha-2-HS-glycoprotein, which yields MTEGTRQKNIGGTKKLSAMEKFALVFVGTLLACSWAQIIEIIPLPCTDKTAEKIGRLAVTYINEDRAAGYKFSLNRITNVHLHVQGPAGKVYYLDLEVLETKCHVRSPKPWKHCDIRPVMETQTSGSCNVTILQTSQGLTYLYSYDCTLVPDEPEKLLRTCPHCPLLVPVNGAEAQRTAQLSLSKYNAQSTMPDRFALQNITRASIKNTPGQSWFAEYTIQETDCPEKQLDAGLCKPGGLGGDPAGFCVGAIHGKTDPVVEVSCEIFLPQEPGVAVDGAVREKKVPEVLPAQHEKSPESPPETAVPRPDLDPKPPGPAKPPAVPKNPKPKPFVPSNFKTVPQVAYPESSSLTQTVESSSESSESIGQSSSEELGGAILRPPVNFWYKNQRVKRQAPLDGNPNHVPVFLSVFPASPSPFRSCPGAPRFSTV from the exons ATGACTGAAGGCACTCGGCAAAAAAACATTGGAGGGACAAAAAAATTAAGCGCGATGGAAAAATTCGCGTTGGTTTTCGTCGGCACGCTACTCGCGTGTTCCTGGGCCCAAATCATTGAAATTATACCATTGCCGTGCACCGACAAAACTGCGGAGAAGATCGGTCGATTGGCGGTCACCTACATAAACGAGGACAGGGCCGCCGGATACAAGTTCAGCCTTAACAGAATCACGAATGTTCATCTCCATGTACAG GGTCCTGCTGGCAAGGTCTACTACCTGGACTTGGAGGTGCTGGAGACAAAATGCCACGTCAGGAGCCCCAAACCCTGgaagcattgtgacatcaggcCCGTCATGGAAACG CAAACCTCTGGAAGTTGCAATGTCACCATCCTACAGACCTCACAAGGGCTTACATACCTGTACAGCTATGACTGCACCTTGGTTCCAG ACGAGCCGGAGAAACTGCTGAGGACGtgcccacactgccccctgctggtgccTGTGAACGGTGCAGAGGCCCAGCGGACTGCCCAGCTTTCGCTCAGCAAATACAACGCCCAGAGCACCATGCCCGACCGCTTCGCTCTGCAGAACATCACCCGGGCATCCATTAAG AATACACCGGGGCAGAGCTGGTTTGCGGAGTACACCATTCAGGAGACGGACTGTCCGGAGAAGCAGTTAGATGCTGGACTTTGTAAGCCAGGGGGCTTGGGGGGAGAT cctgcagggttctgtgtggGGGCCATTCACGGAAAGACTGACCCCGTGGTGGAGGTGTCCTGCGAAATATTCCTCCCACAG GAGCCTGGGGTTGCCGTGGACGGTGCCGTGCGCGAGAAGAAGGTTCCGGAAGTCTTACCTGCTCAGCATGAAAAGAGCCCGGAAAGCCCTCCGGAAACCGCAGTTCCCCGGCCGGACCTCGACCCCAAGCCCCCAGGCCCCGCGAAGCCGCCCGCAGTTCCTAAAAACCCCAAGCCAAAGCCCTTCGTCCCTTCCAATTTTAAGACAGTTCCCCAGGTGGCCTACCCCGAGTCGTCTAGCCTCACGCAAACAGTCGAGTCGTCCAGCGAGTCCTCGGAGTCGATCGGCCAGTCCTCCTCCGAGGAGCTAGGGGGCGCCATACTCAGGCCTCCCGTAAACTTTTGGTACAAGAACCAGCGCGTCAAGAGGCAGGCGCCCCTGGATGGGAACCCCAACCACGTCCCGGTGTTCCTGTCGGTATTCCCGGCCTCTCCGTCCCCATTCCGATCGTGTCCCGGCGCTCCACGCTTTTCCACTGTGTAG